ccattgtGGATGATTTTGGAATTTCCATTTCTATTTTAACCGGTGtttcaatttccattttaacattttccaccttattcttattattatttatcgatAATTGTTCCAATTGTCTGACAAGAagtaataaaattttatgtaAATCTTCTTCAATATCAAACAACGAACGTTCCAacgaatgattatgatgatgtgtacAGCCATTGCCACGAtttcttgaattttgatgACGTTCATcgaacattttcaataattcacgttcaatttgatcatatCGTGAATGTGATAATAGTAAACGAAAATCTGGTGCTTCATTGTTCAATGATAACGAATCATCTGTTTCCATTGTAATTGATCAAGCAAATGATTACGAATCTTTAACGAAACAACAAAGGttaaatggaaacaaaaacaaaattgaaaaacaacaactacacGGTAACTATGGTAACtatttggaattttatttcgagcataatcttttttttttgttaaaaaaaagaatctagatacatttcattattctttGATCAATACAaaagaattaaaatcaatcgataaattcATAATTGATAAGTTCGAATATTGAATTCTTGTTCACAGGCACTCATACCAGGCATGAATGTatccaattgatttgaaCGTAAACTTTGTCGTTGTCGAAAACTTTCACGAATCCTGTGGCCACGTGTACGGCGATTTTGTTGTGGATTACATTTGAATATCAACACACCTAATGCAATTGAACGGTAGAAAACAATCTGAAATAATAACATTCGTagacaatgataaaaatattggcCTTGTTCATCACGTGATAACATCATTTTATACAACACAATGGATATTTCGCCAGTATTACAACGATCAAAACCATATTGTAATTGAAATAATGCTTCATTTATAAAACGTAGTACAGAAAATTGTGCAACAAATTGATAACCATAATGCATTTCTTCAATCGGATTGAATGTATTGGACAATACGAAccatgtgaaaaaatttgaaaatgtcaCCACAATCAATACGATAAAATTCGAACCAATCAACAATGCAAATAGATGACTCTGGCCTTGGATGACCAAGGCGCCAAGAAATGTTAATATAACCATCCACCAATACATTCCGGGTCGTACTGGttcaaaaacatcaacaatataaTTATAGACAAGAATTATTGGAATTAATGCCAATATTTCATAACCAGATTTCACTAGATAAAATGACATTGTTGAATACCATcctattgaattcaaaaaaaaaataaatttttcattaacaaaatttcaatcatcgcCATCACAATTGCTTACCATTTCGatgttcattgaaaaaatagacaaattCTTTAGTTAAAGCAAAACCAGATTGTACAAGAaaaatgagcaaaaaaaatgaattcatcaatattgtaTAACAGGTATTGTTGAccaaatcaatttgttccTGAAGACGAGCCGTAGAAAGATGATTAAAATCTTCATCAAAACTTACACAGCCACTGGTATGGACAGATTTTGGATTGAACACAAACCGCAATAGATATCCATGATAAATGTATAAAACAATATACGATACTGTTTCTAACCAGAGATAATTTTTCTGATACATTAGATTACGAAAAAATAGAAACCAAAATGATGTCAATGAAAATCTTGGACGATTTAGCTGtataccatcatcacaagcaacaacatcatcttcaaattcttcatcagTGATTTCTTGTGTTAAAATTCGTTGATCCGATAATTGACATAACATTTGAACGATTCGATCTTCATTCGAAAGACATGAATATTTCATTAATTCCTCGGTAACCACTGTACAACCACATGGATCAGGAAGATTAATCTCCGGTACAAGACGAAGATTTTCAGCAATTTTTTCGGCTACACCCGAATAAATACAAACACCACCACGTGCAAGACAATAGATTTGATCAAACATTTGTAAAATTTCTGTATTCGGTTGATGAATACTAACTACTAACGTGATTAGATGACGCCGAACCAATTTTTGAAGACAACGAATTTCAATTGCAGCTGAATTTGAATCCAATCCACTTGTTGGTTCGTCAATACAAATCAGATTTGGCATTCTCAGTGATGTCAATTCCAATGCCAATGCCAAACGTTTTCGTTCACCATCAgaacaataatcaacaaatgttGATGCCGTATGACTTATGTCCAATTCATCCAAGAGATTTGTTGCAATTTCTTCATAATCAATCTTGCCACCACGAAATGTTTGTCCATAGAAACGTTCggcaatatttttcaattttgcaGCATAAATCAAACTTTGTTTTGCAGTCAAACCGGGTAATAGATGGCCAGAAATCTCTTGCGAAATATAACATATTCGTGTAGGTGTATATTTGCTAATATAGATTTGTGATTCAGCACTTAAATAGGTTTTCCATCGACCATTTAATACCTTTAATAAGGAAGTTTTTCCTGAACCTGAAGTACCCATCACTGCATTCAATGTTCCGAATCGAAATTGGCCATTCAGATTATGTAGAATTAATTTTGGATTAGTCATTTTTACAATCGATGGTGATTCACGTATCATTCGTTCAccgaataatgataaagaaCGCCATGCTAAATGTATTTTTCCAcggcaaaaattttcaaattttgtttctacATCTGGTTTGATTCTTGTGGTGAAACGAACtttaaaacaatttttactTCTTTTTcgaacatttgatgatgattttgatgtttgtCTGTCTTGATCATAATCCACTATAGATGATACACCATCATTCGCTGATCGACGATACATTCGGTTAATTTTACCTTTGAAACTGAAACGAATCCACATACAAATCAATGTTAGCAAACGAAGAATGAACATGTTTCGAAAAACgggttttaaattttcaaaaattttctcaacaTCAACCGAATATTTATGAAGCATAACTGAATATTCTGTCAATGGATCATCACACCTGTCCAGGCCATAAAATGCATACAATACACCATTGTTTATAAATCTTGAAgccaaaaaatttgaaatcttGATTGCCCATGGATTTCCCAATTGTTcaagaatgatgaaatggccatcgaaaacaaacaatacagtgatgaatatttgaaCAAGAACCATAAAAATCTGTATACGATCACCAGCTAAAATGAgtaaaaaatgaccaaatgattgcatatataaaaattcaatccaataaaagaatagaaaatgaccaaatcttgtccaattgaattgattttgatccaGATATAGAAAATCCATtgtaaaataaatcaatgatgtaCTGGTCAATACATAAAGAATActttcaatcaattggatTAATGTTAATGACCAAAAACATGTTCCCACTGAATACCAACGATTACGGTGTTCATTGCGAAATACTTTCAATATTGGtacgaataaaaaacaagcaaGACCCATTGCAACGGatgaaatgaacaatgttgtcattgattgatgcattataaatgaatcatGATGTGCACTATTACGAAGATTATCGTGACAATTTTCTAGATCGGTTAAATTTCGTCCATTGCTGTtgtcaccattattatcttcgataatgaaatttgaaatttttgataatgaaaaatttgattgatcaggCAATTCACAACAAGCTTTCGAACGAACAATTTCTTCGCCATTGAATACGGTGgaaataaacacaaaaagATAGGTGAATGTCAATAAAACTGCCAATACTGATTTATAATTGATCATAAACATTATATGAAATAATctgatgaattcaatgataaaatctTTGAATAGAAAACGTTTAAAATGTTGTGGAACACCATATGGTAGGAAATCCAATTGATCGAAATATGGCATCAATCGATCATGTTCAAGTTTTTGAACATTATGGGCCAATGTTTGTACTTTTTGGCTTTCGATTcctttatggaaaaaaaacaaatcagtgtttcaattgaattttttcatttcgttgaCAAACTTACCCATACAAGCGATTTTAAGATATTCTTCAATCGGTggtttttccaattcatcttcttgatgatcatcacaaCTTGAATCTAGACCAAATTGTTCCTTTAGTAATGGACGTAACTGATCTGGTGGACCAGCGTAAATACAAACACCGCCTTTAGCTAAAACATAAAGTTTATCAAAAAGATGTAAAATATCGCTATTTGGTGTATGAATGGAAATGGTCACAGACATTCGATGATTATCAGCTAAACGACGTAAACATTTCATTACAACTAATGCTGAATTTGAATCTAATCCAGTGGTTGGTTCATCTACAAACAGAAATGATGGTTGACGTCGTAGGGACATTAGTTCTTGTGCAATGGCAATACGTTTTTGTTCACCACCGGAACAAAGATTAAAACGACGTTTCAGAAT
This window of the Dermatophagoides farinae isolate YC_2012a chromosome 3, ASM2471394v1, whole genome shotgun sequence genome carries:
- the LOC124498407 gene encoding uncharacterized protein LOC124498407, whose amino-acid sequence is MGPSGCGKTTFIRCLTGNMVVRSGLSSETEIYLNPVEKRIPIIGLIDRAVHEMIYGQLKVGEALRYAFLFKNRCISKHQMNEHIERIIEELMLDKKILKRRFNLCSGGEQKRIAIAQELMSLRRQPSFLFVDEPTTGLDSNSALVVMKCLRRLADNHRMSVTISIHTPNSDILHLFDKLYVLAKGGVCIYAGPPDQLRPLLKEQFGLDSSCDDHQEDELEKPPIEEYLKIACMGIESQKVQTLAHNVQKLEHDRLMPYFDQLDFLPYGVPQHFKRFLFKDFIIEFIRLFHIMFMINYKSVLAVLLTFTYLFVFISTVFNGEEIVRSKACCELPDQSNFSLSKISNFIIEDNNGDNSNGRNLTDLENCHDNLRNSAHHDSFIMHQSMTTLFISSVAMGLACFLFVPILKVFRNEHRNRWYSVGTCFWSLTLIQLIESILYVLTSTSLIYFTMDFLYLDQNQFNWTRFGHFLFFYWIEFLYMQSFGHFLLILAGDRIQIFMVLVQIFITVLFVFDGHFIILEQLGNPWAIKISNFLASRFINNGVLYAFYGLDRCDDPLTEYSVMLHKYSVDVEKIFENLKPVFRNMFILRLLTLICMWIRFSFKGKINRMYRRSANDGVSSIVDYDQDRQTSKSSSNVRKRSKNCFKVRFTTRIKPDVETKFENFCRGKIHLAWRSLSLFGERMIRESPSIVKMTNPKLILHNLNGQFRFGTLNAVMGTSGSGKTSLLKVLNGRWKTYLSAESQIYISKYTPTRICYISQEISGHLLPGLTAKQSLIYAAKLKNIAERFYGQTFRGGKIDYEEIATNLLDELDISHTASTFVDYCSDGERKRLALALELTSLRMPNLICIDEPTSGLDSNSAAIEIRCLQKLVRRHLITLVVSIHQPNTEILQMFDQIYCLARGGVCIYSGVAEKIAENLRLVPEINLPDPCGCTVVTEELMKYSCLSNEDRIVQMLCQLSDQRILTQEITDEEFEDDVVACDDGIQLNRPRFSLTSFWFLFFRNLMYQKNYLWLETVSYIVLYIYHGYLLRFVFNPKSVHTSGCVSFDEDFNHLSTARLQEQIDLVNNTCYTILMNSFFLLIFLVQSGFALTKEFVYFFNEHRNGWYSTMSFYLVKSGYEILALIPIILVYNYIVDVFEPVRPGMYWWMVILTFLGALVIQGQSHLFALLIGSNFIVLIVVTFSNFFTWFVLSNTFNPIEEMHYGYQFVAQFSVLRFINEALFQLQYGFDRCNTGEISIVLYKMMLSRDEQGQYFYHCLRMLLFQIVFYRSIALGVLIFKCNPQQNRRTRGHRIRESFRQRQSLRSNQLDTFMPGMSACEQEFNIRTYQL